From a single Strix uralensis isolate ZFMK-TIS-50842 chromosome 25, bStrUra1, whole genome shotgun sequence genomic region:
- the PPT1 gene encoding palmitoyl-protein thioesterase 1 isoform X2, producing MCPVKMAALRAAVLVLLGLCVRCAAAAVPLVIWHGMGDSCCNPQSMGYIKKIVENKIPGIYVLSLKIGSNLIQDMENSFFMNVNDQVREVCSQLAKDPRLKGGYNAMGFSQGGQFLRAVAQRCPSPPMLNLISVGGQHQGVYGLPRCPGESSHICDWIRKTLDLGAYTQAVQEHLVQAEYWHDPLKEEDYRKNSIFLADINQERGINETYKKNLMALKKFVMVKFLNDTMVDPPISEWFGFYKSGQAKETIPLKETLLYTEDRLGLQEMDKAGKLVFLGVKGDHLHFSEEWFYTTILPFLQ from the exons ATGTGCCCAGTCAAGATGGCGGCGCTCAGGGCGgcggtgctggtgctgctggggctgtgcgTGCGCTGCGCGGCTGCCGCCGTCCCCCTGGTTATCTGGCACGGCATGG GAGACAGCTGCTGCAATCCCCAAAGCATGGGCTACATTAAGAAAATAGTGGAGAATAAAATACCAGGGATTTACGTCCTGTCTCTCAAGATTGGAAGCAATCTGATACAG GATATGGAGAACAGCTTCTTTATGAATGTGAACGATCAAGTGAGAGAAGTGTGCAGCCAGCTCGCAAAGGACCCTCGCCTGAAAGGAGGCTACAACGCAATGGGCTTCTCCCAAGGAGGCCAGTTCCT GAGGGCAGTGGCCCAGAGATGTCCTTCTCCTCCCATGCTCAATTTGATCTCCGTTGGGGGACAGCACCAAG GCGTGTACGGTTTGCCACGCTGTCCTGGTGAGAGCTCCCATATCTGTGACTGGATCCGGAAGACGCTGGATCTGGGCGCCTACACACAAGCTGTTCAAGAGCA CTTGGTACAAGCAGAGTATTGGCACGACCCTCTGAAGGAGGAGGACTACAGGAAAAACAGCATCTTTTTGGCTGACATAAATCAGGAGAGG GGCATCAATGAGACGTACAAGAAAAACCTGATGGCTCTGAAAAAGTTTGTGATGGTGAAATTTCTCAATGATACCATGGTCGATCCTCCGATCTCCGAG TGGTTTGGGTTTTACAAAAGCGGCCAAGCCAAGGAGACCATCCCGCTGAAGGAGACCTTGCTGTACACAGAG GATCGCCTGGGGCTGCAGGAGATGGACAAAGCAGGAAAGTTGGTGTTCCTGGGGGTGAAAGGGGATCACCTGCACTTCTCAGAAGAGTGGTTTTACACCACTATCCTCCCCTTCCTCCAGTGA
- the LOC141954797 gene encoding sodium-dependent phosphate transport protein 3-like, which yields MQRHTDNAQAGEEPEAKQDEAPLLAEQPSSRTGLCSTRCGLTLVLHISLFMAYALRVSLSIAIVAMTNSSHPHGCSGSAPCSSYPGFAQDAPVYSWSAETQGIILSSFFYGYGLTQALGGYCSGLFGGKPILGSGLLLSSVLTLLVPRAAELGVSFLIGLQVLLGLAEGVIFPAQYTLWAKWAPPLERSRLMNIADAGCTFGTFFALLVAGIICQSLGWPFVFYIFGAVGCAWCLCWFLLVYEDPAHHPWISAGEQEYIMSSLAHQGSSHGHSLPLVAMAKSLPLWAITIACFCTDWLFYMLLTSTPTFMSTVLHFDLRENGLLSSMPYVGNGLGHILAGLLADFLLARRVLGTAAIRKLFSALGMLLPAAFLVAVPYIGCSSTVVVVLLTLALTIISLTGAGININHIDIAPRYAGFLLGITNTFGIVAGIIAPTAVGLLIGQDLQTGWRNAFFVSAALNLFGLIFYIAFGSGTIQDWAREDTAGQ from the exons ATGCAGCGCCACACGGACAACGCGCAGGCAGGGGAGGAGCCGGAAGCAAAGCAGGATGAAGCCCCTCTGCTTGCTGAGCAGCCCTCCTCCCGCACAG GGCTCTGCTCCACTCGCTGTGGCCTGACCCTGGTCCTGCACATCTCTCTCTTCATGGCCTACGCGCTCCGGGTCAGCCTCAGCATCGCCATCGTCGCCATGACTAACAGCAGCCATCCCCACGGCTGCTCCGGCAGCGCTCCCTGCAGCTCCTACCCTGGCTTTGCTCAGGAC GCCCCCGTGTATAGCTGGAGCGCTGAGACTCAGGGAAtcatcctcagctccttcttCTACGGCTACGGCCTCACGCAGGCGCTGGGTGGGTACTGCTCGGGGCTGTTTGGGGGGAAACCCATCCTGGGCAGCGGGCTCCTGCTCTCCTCCGTGCTCACCCTCCTCGTGCCCCGAGCAGCAGAGCTTGGCGTGAGCTTCCTCATcgggctgcaggtgctgctgggcttggctgag GGAGTGATATTTCCAGCTCAGTACACACTCTGGGCAAAATGGGCCCCTCCGCTGGAACGCAGCAGGCTCATGAACATCGCTGATGCTG GATGCACTTTTGGGACATTCTTTGCTCTCCTTGTGGCTGGGATCATCTGCCAGAGTCTGGGGTGGCCTTTTGTCTTCTACATCTTTG GTGCCGTGGGCTGTGCCTGGTGCCTCTGCTGGTTCCTCCTCGTGTACGAGGACCCTGCACATCACCCGTGGATCAGTGCCGGGGAGCAGGAGTACATCATGTCGTCGCTGGCTCACCAG GGCAGCTCTCATGGCCACTCCCTCCCACTTGTGGCCATGGCTAAATCACTGCCTCTTTGGGCAATCACCATTGCCTGCTTCTGCACAGACTGGCTGTTCTACATGCTGCTGACCTCCACGCCCACGTTCATGAGCACCGTCCTCCACTTTGACCTCAGAGAG AACGGGCTCCTCTCCTCCATGCCTTATGTTGGGAACGGGCTGGGGCACATCCTGGCTGGGCTGCTGGCCGATTTCCTCCTGGCCAGGCGAGTGCTTGGCACAGCAGCCATCAGGAAGCTCTTCTCAGCACTCG GGATGCTTCTCCCAGCCGCCTTCCTGGTGGCTGTGCCTTACATTGGCTGCAGTTCCACAGTTGTTGTGGTCCTTCTAACACTGGCCTTGACAATAATCAGCCTGACAGGAGCAGGCATCAATATTAACCACATCGATATAGCACCCAG ATATGCAGGGTTCCTGCTGGGAATCACAAATACCTTTGGCATAGTCGCAGGAATTATTGCTCCTACTGCAGTTGGACTTCTCATCGGCCAG GATCTCCAGACTGGCTGGAGGAATGCCTTCTTCGTATCTGCAGCCCTCAACCTGTTTGGCCTGATCTTCTACATAGCATTTGGCAGCGGAACCATCCAAGACTGGGCTAGGGAGGACACTGCTGGGCAGTGA
- the PPT1 gene encoding palmitoyl-protein thioesterase 1 isoform X1 translates to MGYIKKIVENKIPGIYVLSLKIGSNLIQDMENSFFMNVNDQVREVCSQLAKDPRLKGGYNAMGFSQGGQFLRAVAQRCPSPPMLNLISVGGQHQGVYGLPRCPGESSHICDWIRKTLDLGAYTQAVQEHLVQAEYWHDPLKEEDYRKNSIFLADINQERGINETYKKNLMALKKFVMVKFLNDTMVDPPISEWFGFYKSGQAKETIPLKETLLYTEDRLGLQEMDKAGKLVFLGVKGDHLHFSEEWFYTTILPFLQ, encoded by the exons ATGGGCTACATTAAGAAAATAGTGGAGAATAAAATACCAGGGATTTACGTCCTGTCTCTCAAGATTGGAAGCAATCTGATACAG GATATGGAGAACAGCTTCTTTATGAATGTGAACGATCAAGTGAGAGAAGTGTGCAGCCAGCTCGCAAAGGACCCTCGCCTGAAAGGAGGCTACAACGCAATGGGCTTCTCCCAAGGAGGCCAGTTCCT GAGGGCAGTGGCCCAGAGATGTCCTTCTCCTCCCATGCTCAATTTGATCTCCGTTGGGGGACAGCACCAAG GCGTGTACGGTTTGCCACGCTGTCCTGGTGAGAGCTCCCATATCTGTGACTGGATCCGGAAGACGCTGGATCTGGGCGCCTACACACAAGCTGTTCAAGAGCA CTTGGTACAAGCAGAGTATTGGCACGACCCTCTGAAGGAGGAGGACTACAGGAAAAACAGCATCTTTTTGGCTGACATAAATCAGGAGAGG GGCATCAATGAGACGTACAAGAAAAACCTGATGGCTCTGAAAAAGTTTGTGATGGTGAAATTTCTCAATGATACCATGGTCGATCCTCCGATCTCCGAG TGGTTTGGGTTTTACAAAAGCGGCCAAGCCAAGGAGACCATCCCGCTGAAGGAGACCTTGCTGTACACAGAG GATCGCCTGGGGCTGCAGGAGATGGACAAAGCAGGAAAGTTGGTGTTCCTGGGGGTGAAAGGGGATCACCTGCACTTCTCAGAAGAGTGGTTTTACACCACTATCCTCCCCTTCCTCCAGTGA